Below is a genomic region from Persicimonas caeni.
CTTCGCGCGTCGGTAACTCCGTCGGCGTTTGGCCTTCTTCTTGGCCTTGGCCGCAGCTACGGGATCGCTGAATTCTTCGGTGATGCGCAACACTTCGGAGTCGAGACCCAACTCGATGTCGTAGCTCGGGCTCTCGGGCTTCATGACGAAGGTGTCGTCTTCATCGTCGTCGGCGCTGGGCTTGTAGGTCGGCGTCTCCAGGCTGACGGTGACTTTGTCGCCGGGCACGCCCTGAAAGCTGAAATGAGCCTGACCCTCCTCGTCGGTATGCGCGACGACCTGGTCGTTATGCTTCACCGGTATGTTTTGACATTTCTCGCTGCCCAAATATTTCCCACAATTCGTATCGAGCCAGACCAAGTAGTCCTTGCGGGCCGAGCGAACGGAGGTCTGCAGGGTGATAGGCACCGGCTTCTTCTTGCCGTCGAGCGATTTCGACAGCTTGAGCGTGCCGCCGGCGACGGCGTCCTCGGGGACCAGGTACTCGTCCATCTTGCCGATGGCCACTTCCACCTGAGCGCCGGCTTGCTCGTTGATGACCGCCTCGAAGAGGCCGTCGCGATCGGTGAAGCCGACCGTCTTGCCGTCCAGCAGTACCGGTGCTTCGGCGACGGGGCTGTCGTTCTCGTCGCTGACCGACACGTTGATTTCGAACTGATGGACCTTCGGAGCGGCTTTCTTCTCCTGTTCGCCGCAACCGGCGGTGAGCAGAAGGGCCAGCAGCACGGCGAGTGGGCCAGCCAGCCGGGTCCATTCGAGCCGGGACAAGCGATGAGCCGTCGAGTCGCGCAAAGTTGATGTCGTCATAAGTGTCTCCTGCACCGCAGATTCCGTGGTTTCGAGCCGTATTGGCTGTTAACGCATCGGGCGGCCCATGGATCTAAATTGATTTGGCCAGCCGCTCTGCAGTACGCAGTGTCGTGCTCGAGTCAAAAGTGCGAGCGTCTCGTTCAGTCCTCGTCTTCGTCTGCTTTTTCCGCCGGCTCGTGCACGGTTCGCACCTCGGCGCTGGTCGCCCGATGGAAGAACCCGATCGCGTCTGCGCGATAGTCGACCGAGTGCAGTCGCTTGTACTTGAGCCTCGCTTCACCCACGGCGCCCTCAGCCAGCGCCTTGTCGATGTCCTTGCGAAGATCGTCGCGGAATTGGCGCACCTCTTTTTCGGAGGTGAGCTCCTCGAGCATCTTCTGGTCTTCGTCGTTGGGCTTTCCGCCGCTGAGGCGTACTGCGGAGGTGAGCTTGGTCAGCGCGGCCTTGTACTCCTCGAGCGAACCGCTGTTCTTGGCGTCTTTGAGGTGCTTCTGCGCCTCGGCGCGAAGCTTTTTGGCCTCGGCGGCCGCCTCTTCGTCGCTCATCTTCTTGTCGCCGCCGTCAGCGGGCGGGTTGGTCCGATAGCTGCTGACGATGGTCAGGCGCGGATCGCTCTGCACCGCACCGGGGGGCGCGACGGCACCGGCTGCGGCGGGCGCACCCGCTTCGCTACCTGCGCCGGCATTGCCGGCTTCCGAGCCCGCTGCCGGGGAGCCCCCGGCCGGTTGCGCCGCCTCTTGCTGCTTTTTGGCGATGGCCGCCTGACGAGCTTGCGCTTGGCGAGCCTTCTGCGCCTGCTGCTTGTTCCAGTACATGTAGCCGGCAAAGCCGCCCAAGAGGAGCACGGCAATGGCTGCCACGATCTTGATGTCGAGCTCGGCCGGGTTCAGGCTCAACCCGTCGAGCGACACGCCGCCGCCGGCTTTGAGGGCGTCGGTCAGCTCGCTGGCACGTTGGGGGCGCTCGGCCGGGTTAGCCGACAAGGCCGCTTCGAGCTTTTTGGCGAGCTTCTGGTCGTCGTAATTCGACAGCTTCTCGGCGTGGAAGGGCAGGCCGGTGAGCGCGGCTGCACCCACAGCGGCCAAGCTGAAGACGTCGGTCGCAGGCGACATCTGGCGGTCCTGCGGCGGACGCTTGAGCTCTTGGGCGCCGTACGGGCCCAGGTCGCCGCGCTTCTCGAAGCTGAGAAGGTCGAACGGCTCGAGCACGATGGAGTTGTCTTCTTGAATCCAGATCGCGTCGGGCGTCAGGTTGCCGTAGAGCAACTCGGCGTCGTGAATCAGGTCGAGCACTTCGGCGACCTGTTTCATCCAGTCGATGACATTCTCTTTGTCCTGGGGCCCGTGCTGCTGGAGGACCGCCGACAGTCGGTAACCCTCGGGCTTTTGCAGGTCGGCCCACAGGCCGCTCTGGGTGGCAAAGACCCCGTTGAGCTTGACCAGGCTGGGGTGCTCCAGAGCGTCGAGTTGGGCGATGCGCTGGCGAATATCCGGGGGCATCTGTGACGGATCGCCGGCCCACACCTGGCGCAACACGACGGGGCGTCCCAGCGGATTCTGGGCAAAGATGAGGGTGACTTCGCCCTGTTGGATGGACTGCGGGCCGAACTGGTAGCTCTGGCGCAGCATCTGGTCGTTGGCGATATTCGTCGGCCCCTGCGGCCCCGACGCTTGCTGTTGCTGCGAGCCCTGCAGATCGTCGATCTGGATAAAGGCGGTTTTGCCCTCGTAGCCCGCCGAGCTGGAGTCGGGGGCGAATTCGGCGTTCTGCTGGGCGAAGTCGTTGATGTTGATGAAGTCGGTTTTGCCCTCATAGCCGCCGCCTCCGCCAGGGGCGAAGACCTGCTGGTTGCCGCCGTGGCTGGGGGCCGGGGAGGGCGACGAGCCGACCGACAACGCTTCGCGATGCGGCTCGGTGCTCTCTTCGACGCGGCCGGCGCCCTGCTGCAGGCCGTGCAGATCGACCATCTGGGTGGCCTCTTCGGCGAAGTCGTCGTCGGCGAAGTCACCGCCGGCGTGGATGCCGCCGCTGTTCTGGCCGCCGCCATTTGGGCCGCCGCCATTTGGGCCGCCGCCATTTGGGCCGCCGCGATTCTGGCCGCCGCCGTGGCCCGAAGGGGGCGCGGAGCGTTGGGGTCCGCTAGGCGGGCCCTGCTGCAGCCGGTCGACGTTGACCATCAGAGTCTTTTCATCCTCGTGAAAGTCGTCGTTGCCGCTGGCGGTGCCAGGTTGCCCCTGGTCCTGCTCGCGCTGCCGCTGCTTGTTGCGGTCGATCAGGCTGCGTCGCGCCTGCTTGAATCTATCGTCGGACATGAGCTCTTTGGGTTTAGCGTCACTTGTGGCGCGCGCGCCGGTCGGCGTGGCCCCAAAGGGAGCCGGCCGTGGCGGGAGCTTGCCTCGCCGGGGTCAATCAGCGGCGAAACCAGCCCTCGTCGATCTTGATGCCGCGCGATTCGGCTTCTTCCATGAAAGTTGGCAGGTTGCCCACCGGCTCGAGTTGACCGATGACCGTGCCGTCGTCGTCGGTGCCGCGATGCTTGAACTCGAAGAGCGGGTGAATCTGATATTCGCCGTTGTCGGCCAGATCGAGCACCTCGACGATATGCGTGATCTTGCGCGAGCCGTCGTTGAACCGGCTGGTCTGCACGATCATCTGGACCGCCGAGGCGACCTGGCTACGAAGCGCCTGAAGCGGCATCTCCACGCTCGACATCATCGCCATGGTCTCCAGGCGGCGCAACGTGTCGTCGGGGTACGTGGCGTGGGTCGTGGTCATCGAGCCGCCGTGGCCCGAGGTCATCGCCTGCAGCAAGGAGAGCGCCTCGCCGCCGCGAATCTCACCGATGACGATACGGTCGGGGCGAAGACGCATGGCCGAGTGGAAAAGGTCTCCGATGGTCACTTCGCCGCGGCCGCGCGCGTCGGGCTTGCGCGCCTCGAGCATGAGCACGTGTGGCTGCTGCAGCTGCAATTCGGTCGAGTCCTCGATGACGATGATGCGGTCATTCGGGTCGATCAGCAGCGAAATGCAGTTCAGAAGCGAGGTCTTACCACTGCCCGTTCCGCCGGCGACGACGAGGTTGCGCTTCATCTTGACGCAGACATCGATAAAATCGACGGCGTCGCGGGTGACGCTGCCGAATTCGATGAGCTTCTCCATATTCAGCGAGAAGGTGCCGAAGCGACGAATCGCCACGCTGATGCCGTTTTGGGCGCAGGGCGGCAACACCACGTGCACACGACTGCCGTCGGGCAGACGCGCGTCCATGCGCGGGTTCATCTCGTTGAGGGTCTTGCCGACGTACTGGGCGATGTTTTTGACGCCGCCCATCAAGTCATCGACGGTGTCGAACTTGGCGTCGGTCTTTTTGAGCTTGCCGCTGACCTCGATCCAGATGTCGTCCGGACCGTTGATCATGATTTCGCCAACGGAACTATCTTCCAGATAGGGTACGATCGGCTTGAAATAGCGCCGAATCGATTGTTCGAAGATTCGCTTCGGGATCATGGCAACAGCTTCGTCTGGTCCGGGTTGTGACTTATCCTTACCCTGCGGGAGTATACAGTAGCCCCTGTGGTCACGCAATCACGACGGCCTGAGAAAGGCTGGCGAGCGAGGCGGGGCCGCCACTCCGTTTGCGACCGCCCTAGACCGGGCCACCCCACTATGTTAATCGCTGGCGGGAATGGCGCGGGGCTCTGGTGCATTTTCTTGCGGAGATGCCTTTAGGCTCAAAAAAGCGATGATTAAAGCAATAGACAAGTTCTTTCCGGCCCTGGTGGTGCTCACGGCACTGGCCACTCTGGCGGCGTTGTACCTGATCTTCTTTTACGCCCCCGTCGAAGCATCGATGGGCATCGTCCAGAAGATCTTTTACGTGCACGTGCCGTCGGCCATGGTGATGTACGCCGGCTTTACGATCACCTCGGTGGCCAGTCTGGTCTACCTGTTGAAGCCTAACCGCGGCTGGGATATCGCCGCGCTGACCGGCGTGGAGCTCGGGCTCATCTTTTGCGCCTACGTACTCATCTCCGGGCCGTTGTGGGCGTACAAAGCCTGGGGCGTGGCGTGGACCTGGGACCCGCAGCTGACCGCGACCTTCGTGCTCTTTTTGCTGTACGGCGGCTACGGCTTGCTGCGCGCGTTCTCCGGAAAGAGCGAGCAAGTACGCAAAATCGCCGCTGTCTTGGCGGTCATCGCCTTTGTCGACATCCCGATCATTCACTACGCGGTCAAGAAATGGGGCGGGCTGCACCCGGTCGTCGAGCGAGAAGGCGGCGGCGGACTCGCCCCGGAGATGAAGCTCGCCGCGTCGATCAGCATGCTCGCCTTTTTGGGAATCTTCTTGGTGCTTTTTTGGCTTCGTATGCGCGTGCGCCTGACCGAGCGTCAGGTCGACCAGCTGTACTTGGACGTCGAAGACGCCAGCCACGTACTGGGCAAGCGCACCAACTGAAATGGAGGCCGTACCGATGAAATCGCTCGTTTCAGCTTCGATCTTCGCGCTGGTCAACTTGGCATGGGCCGGCGTGGCGTTCGCCCAAGGGGGCGCCGGCTCGCTGGCCGGCCAAGAGACCTCCATTCCGGGAGGCACCCTCGCACTGGCTGCGTACATC
It encodes:
- a CDS encoding protein kinase domain-containing protein, which codes for MSDDRFKQARRSLIDRNKQRQREQDQGQPGTASGNDDFHEDEKTLMVNVDRLQQGPPSGPQRSAPPSGHGGGQNRGGPNGGGPNGGGPNGGGQNSGGIHAGGDFADDDFAEEATQMVDLHGLQQGAGRVEESTEPHREALSVGSSPSPAPSHGGNQQVFAPGGGGGYEGKTDFININDFAQQNAEFAPDSSSAGYEGKTAFIQIDDLQGSQQQQASGPQGPTNIANDQMLRQSYQFGPQSIQQGEVTLIFAQNPLGRPVVLRQVWAGDPSQMPPDIRQRIAQLDALEHPSLVKLNGVFATQSGLWADLQKPEGYRLSAVLQQHGPQDKENVIDWMKQVAEVLDLIHDAELLYGNLTPDAIWIQEDNSIVLEPFDLLSFEKRGDLGPYGAQELKRPPQDRQMSPATDVFSLAAVGAAALTGLPFHAEKLSNYDDQKLAKKLEAALSANPAERPQRASELTDALKAGGGVSLDGLSLNPAELDIKIVAAIAVLLLGGFAGYMYWNKQQAQKARQAQARQAAIAKKQQEAAQPAGGSPAAGSEAGNAGAGSEAGAPAAAGAVAPPGAVQSDPRLTIVSSYRTNPPADGGDKKMSDEEAAAEAKKLRAEAQKHLKDAKNSGSLEEYKAALTKLTSAVRLSGGKPNDEDQKMLEELTSEKEVRQFRDDLRKDIDKALAEGAVGEARLKYKRLHSVDYRADAIGFFHRATSAEVRTVHEPAEKADEDED
- a CDS encoding CpaF family protein, giving the protein MIPKRIFEQSIRRYFKPIVPYLEDSSVGEIMINGPDDIWIEVSGKLKKTDAKFDTVDDLMGGVKNIAQYVGKTLNEMNPRMDARLPDGSRVHVVLPPCAQNGISVAIRRFGTFSLNMEKLIEFGSVTRDAVDFIDVCVKMKRNLVVAGGTGSGKTSLLNCISLLIDPNDRIIVIEDSTELQLQQPHVLMLEARKPDARGRGEVTIGDLFHSAMRLRPDRIVIGEIRGGEALSLLQAMTSGHGGSMTTTHATYPDDTLRRLETMAMMSSVEMPLQALRSQVASAVQMIVQTSRFNDGSRKITHIVEVLDLADNGEYQIHPLFEFKHRGTDDDGTVIGQLEPVGNLPTFMEEAESRGIKIDEGWFRR
- a CDS encoding cytochrome c biogenesis protein — translated: MIKAIDKFFPALVVLTALATLAALYLIFFYAPVEASMGIVQKIFYVHVPSAMVMYAGFTITSVASLVYLLKPNRGWDIAALTGVELGLIFCAYVLISGPLWAYKAWGVAWTWDPQLTATFVLFLLYGGYGLLRAFSGKSEQVRKIAAVLAVIAFVDIPIIHYAVKKWGGLHPVVEREGGGGLAPEMKLAASISMLAFLGIFLVLFWLRMRVRLTERQVDQLYLDVEDASHVLGKRTN
- a CDS encoding CcmD family protein produces the protein MKSLVSASIFALVNLAWAGVAFAQGGAGSLAGQETSIPGGTLALAAYIALWILIFGFLMITMRRQRAIDNELTELERRMDEVFDDLDKK